A window of Nonomuraea angiospora genomic DNA:
TCAGGGACTCCCAGGGGCCGGGGACGGTGACCCGGAGGTCCGGGATCGTGCCGGCCAGGAGGCCGTCCACCGTCGCCCGCACGTCCTCGTACGGGCCCGCGGGCACCGTCGCGTCCACGTACGGCACCAGCCACTGGCGCCCCGGGTCCGTGCGGAGATAACGGCGGTAGGGGACCCGGTCGGCGACGAAGGGGTCGTTGTAGCGCTTCAGCGCCGCGAACTCGCGCATCGCCGTGGGCAGCCCGACGTGCCAGGCACGCGACTCCGGGTCCGGGACGAACACCACGCCCGCCTGGGTGAGCCGGTAGCCGAGCTCGGTGTCCTCGGCCAGCACCAGGGACGTGTCCAGGCCGCCGATCGAGCGCAGGAGCCCGGCCGGGTACGACGCCGTGGCGCCCACGTGGATGCGGGTGGCCAGGGAGCTGGGGGCGGTGCGCAGGCCGTCGTGGTCGTGGATGATCTGCTCGGCCCAGTCGTGGCGGTGCGGTGACAGGGGGAAGAGCTCGCCCTCCTCGCCCGACTCCAGCGCCTGGCGTACCCGCTCCTGCGTCGGGAGGTCGGTCGCGGCGGTGAAGTCGATCCAGCCCAGGGCCACCACGTACGGGGCCAGGTGGTGCCAGCGCAGCTGGGCCTCCACGTGGTGCCGGTGCGGGACCATGTCGGCGTCCAGGACGAGGACGACCTCGCCGGTCGCGAGGTCCAGGCCCGCCTGGACGGCCCAGGCCCGGCCCCAGCCGCCCGGCGGGCTGGAGATCAGCTTGGTCCTGGCCGGGACGAGCTCCGGGAGGTGGATCGGGGTGGCGCTGCCGTCGTCCACCACGACGACGTCGAGCAGGTGCTCGGGGTAGCTCTGGGCGGACAGGGCCGCCAGGGTGAGGTCCAGGGTCTCCTGACGGTCGTGGGCCGGGATGACGACGGTGACGGTGAGCGTGGGCTCCCAGGCGCCCAGGGCGGGCGGTGAGAGGACGCCGAAGTCGTTGCGGCGGATGCGGGGGATGCCGGTCATGGGACGGGGCTCCCGTCCAGGGCCATGAGGGCGTTCGGGCGGAAGCCGCGCCACTGCTGCCGGTTGCGCTGCAGGAACGTCCCGATCGGCTCCTGCCAGGTGTGGTTGGCCGCCGGGCCCCTGCGCAGGATGTAGCCGAGCCCGTGCGTACGGTAGATCTGGCCACCCGCCGCCTGCAGCGCCTCCTGGAACTGGGTGTCCACCGAACGCCGCAACGGCCGGAACCCGCCCACCGCCTGGAAGGCCGAGCGCTCCACCAGGATCGTGCCACCGGCGACGAAGCTGGTGATCTGCTCGGTGACCTGCCTGCGGTGCACGGTGACGTCGATGGAGGTCAGGTACACGAACTCCGGCACCGTGCCCACCACCTGGGCGCCCGAGTACGAATGCGCCAGCAGCAGGTCGGACAGGAAGTCGGGGCCGTACCAGTCGTCGTCGTCCATCTTCAGCAGGAACGAGCCCGAGGCCCTGGCGGCGGCGTGGTTCAGCACCTCGCCGAACACGTCCTGGCGCTCGGCCTCGAACACGGTCAGCGGGCCCTCGAACGCCTCGATCGCCCTGGCCACGTCCGGGTGGGCCTTCGGGACGCCGTGCAGGGCGAGGATCACCTCGAGCTCGGCGCCGCGCTGGCGGGCGACCTGGTCGAGCGCGAACGACACCATGTCGGTCCGGCGCGTGGCCAGCAGGACCGAGGTGAGCGGGGGCGCGGGGGCGGGCGCGCCGAGCTGCTCCCACCGCGCGGCGACGCCGTGCGTACGGAGCGCGGCGCGGCGCAGGCGGATGCTGTGCTCCTCGCGCCGCAGGTCGTCCGAGAGGTCCGGGCACTGCCCGACGAGTTCGACGAGCTCGTCGCCGAGCGCGCCCGCCCAGCGCGGCACGGCCTGCGCGCGCAGCGGCACCCCGGCGGCGGCCAGGCCGGCCAGCACCCGTACGGCGGCCAGGGGGCCGCTGTGCGCGTGCCGCCAGTCCACCTCGACGCCGCGGATCTGCCGGAGCCTGGCCACGTCGGCGTCGGTGACCCCGCCGGACTCGGCGAACGACGTCACGACCTTGTCGTCCAGCACCACCGACCAGCGGCCGTCCCGCTCCACCAGGGAGGCCATGCCGCGGGAGGGGGTGGTGACGAAACCCTGGGGGTTCACGAGGCGTTCGTCCACGGGCGGGACCATGGAGGGCTCGCCGAGCACGTCGGGATCGGCCAGCGGGGAGTCGGCCATGCCCGGCCGTCCAAGGTGCTCCCAGGTCACGGCCCGGAGCGTCGGCCGTTCGATGGGCGTCTCGTCCCCGGCCCACTCCACGGTCTCCGCGTCGTCGTCAGCCGGTGCGGCATCAGGAACGGGGGAGGCGCTCTCCACCGACGGGTGGCCGAGGGTGCGCAGGACCACGTCGCTGCCCGGCGCGCCGACCCGTTCCGGCACCGGCCCCGTCACCTCGGCGGGGGTCGCGTTGGGGTCGCCGGGGCGCCAGTCGGCCGCCCCGACGCCCGCGATCGCCGCCGCCGGGGCCGCGATCACGTCGAGGCGGTGGCCCGCGAACGCCCGCGCCGTCGCGGTCACGGTACGGCCCGCGGGCGTGGCGGCGGAGAACCGGGCGTCGACCACCCAGACCCGGTTCCTGGGCTGGTAGACCCGCAGATCCGTCAAGGACCGCCACCGGTGCGCGGGGGTGGGGGTGGGGACCGGCGCGGGATGGGCGGCGGGCGTGTCGAGCACGGCCACGACCACCCGCTCGGCCTGGGGCAGCAGCTTGTGCAGCGTCGCGATCCTGCGCAGGTCGGCCGGGGTCTTGGCAAGCACGAGGACCTCGCCCACCTGCTCGGTCTCGGCGGGCGGCTCCAGCAGGTCCCGATCGAGGTCCACGACCTGCCGGTCCTCGCAGGCCGTCCCCGAAGAGTGCCGGCGGGCGCCCGTGGACGCCCCGGCGGACGCGGAGGCGGTCGCGGGGTAGAGGGGGGCGACGTCGTCGATCCCGGCGAAGAAGACCCGCGCTCCGGGCAGCTCCGCCAGCAGCTGACGGATCATCCGGCGCTCCGCAGCTGCTTGATCAGCGAGCTCAGCCCGCCCCGCTCCGCGGCCTCGTCGGCGGGCGGCGCGGCCGACAGCCGTTCGACCTCGGCCGCGAGCCGCTCCACCTCCGCCCGCAGCTCCTTGACCTCCCGCAGCCGCTCCCCGGCCAGGGCCCGCCATTTCGCGGGGTCGCCGGCCAGCGGCTCGGCCTCCTCCGCCGGCGCGAACCCGTACTCGCCCCCGCTGACCCACTCCGACCCGAACATCTCGTCCACCAGGTTGTCCGCCTCGCCCTCGTGGAGCGCGGCGCGCGAGAAGGCGGCCGTGCGCTCCAGGCGGGCGGCCGCGACCCCGGAGGCGTCCTCCGACAGTGCGACGCTGACCAGACCGAGCAGGTCGCCGTCGGCGTGGCGTACGAGCCTGGACAGCGTGTCGGCGCCCAGCGTCCACCCGGAGGGGACGTGGAGCAGGAAGGGGGCGGGCGCGGCGGAGGTGGGTACGCTCTCCGCGAACACGACCCGGGGCTCGTGCGCGTAGAGATTGTGCAGCAGGCGCAGGTCGAGGAGGGGGTCGTCGAGGCTGGAGCGGCGCTCGCCGGTCAGCTTGCCCCAGGGGCCGACGAGGGTGACGGCCGCGTCGGCGAGGGTGCCCGCGAGGGCCGAGTCGACGCTCGCCCGCGTCCGCTCGTAGGTGGTGGCCGTCACGACGACCCGCACGTACGGCACCCGCCAGTGACGCCGGGGGTGGCTGCGCAGCCAGCGCAGATCGGGGATGAGATCGCCCAGGTAGGACCAGTTGTGCCGGTGCACCTCCTTCTCCCGCAGCATCACGGTGGAGGCTCCGACGTGCCAGGCCCTGGCCTGCGCGTCGGGGACGAACACCGCCCCCGCCTGCGCCAGCCGGTATCCGAGCTCGGTGTCCTCCGCCATGTTCAGGGAGGTGTCCACCCCGCCCGCCGCGCGCAGCAGATCGGCCCGTACGGACGTGGACGCGCCCGTGTGCAGCAGGTACGCGCTCGCGCCCGCGTCCTTGAGCCACCTGGTCGACTCCAAGGTCTTCCTCGTGTACTCGGACTGGACGCCCTCCTCGCCCGGCTCCTCGACGAACCGGACGTCCCCGATCACCACCGCGTGGTCGATCAGGTGGTGCCAGCGCATGTGCGCCTCAAGGTGGTCGTCCGCGAGGAGCATGTCGGAGTCGAGCCAGTGGATCACGTCCCCGGTGGCCGCGAGCTGCCCGGCCTGCCGGGCCGCGCCGCGTCCCCACCCGTCGGCCACGCGTACGACCCGCGCGCCCGCCACCTCCAGCGGCGGCTCGCTGCCGTCGTCCGCGACCACGATCTCGACCAGTTCGGCCGGGTACGTCTGCCGTGCCAGCGCCGGGACCGTGCGCTCCAGCGCCTCCGCGCAGTCGTAGGCCGGGATGACCACGGAGACCCGCAGCGAGGGCTCCCACGCCCCCACCGCCGGCGGCCGCAGCGACCCGTAGTCGTTGTGCCGGACCCGCGTCATACGGAGTCCCTGGCCAGCGCGCGAACCTCCGCGCGCAGCTCCTCCACCTCTCGCGCCCGCGCCATGGCGTTGACCCGGTCCTCTCCAAGTGAGGCCAGGATGGCGCCGAGGTCGTCGGCCCGCCGCGCGGCGGAGTCCTCGACGGCCTGCACCAGCAGGTCCAGCCTGGTCTCGATGTTCTTGAGCGCTGTGGTGGTCCTCGCCAGCTCGGCCTCGTACTTCTTGATCCGCAGATCGATGCGGTGCGCCTTGCCGTCGAGGCGGCGCACGGTGAGCACGAGGAAGGCGAGGCCCGCCAGGGTGACCAGGAAGGCCACCGTGACCGCTGCCGCGCCGAAAGTGATCAGGCCGGCGAGGACGAGCAGGGCGAGCACGCCGGCGGTGAGAGCTGCGAGGAGTGCGGCGGTCGCTGCCAGTCGGCGGGGCGAGAGCATCCGCGCATACCTTTCGTTTGGAACATCAGAGGCGTCGAGGACATCACGGGATTATTGACACCTTAATAAACACCGGCACCTACCGTGCCATAGCTTCCTGGAGGAAAACTGAGAATCGCCTCCGCTCCACCTGCGGCGTAGGGCCTGCCGAATGTGGTGGCCGCGTCTACCCGTCAGTAAAACCGGCGTAAGGTAGGCGCCGACCAAGTCCCAAGGAGGCCCATGTCCATCACCCCTTGTGGCTTCGCGCGTACGCCGGAGAAGGGGCTGGCCCGCCTGCACTGGGCGCACGACGGCTGGGCGGTGGAGGGCGGGCGCCCCGACGTGCCCGCGCTGCGCCCGCTGCGCGGGCTGGAGATCGAGTGGCCCGCCGCCGAGGTGCCCTTGGAGGGGTTGCTGCGGCTGGCCGCCGCCGGGGTGCCGCTGACCGCCGAGCGCGCCGCGCCCTGGGTGCCCGGCGACCTCGCCGCGCTGCTCACCGACCGCGACTGGCTCGGCCACGCGGCCGACGGGACCGCGCGTTCGCTGGCCGACC
This region includes:
- a CDS encoding glycosyltransferase; protein product: MTGIPRIRRNDFGVLSPPALGAWEPTLTVTVVIPAHDRQETLDLTLAALSAQSYPEHLLDVVVVDDGSATPIHLPELVPARTKLISSPPGGWGRAWAVQAGLDLATGEVVLVLDADMVPHRHHVEAQLRWHHLAPYVVALGWIDFTAATDLPTQERVRQALESGEEGELFPLSPHRHDWAEQIIHDHDGLRTAPSSLATRIHVGATASYPAGLLRSIGGLDTSLVLAEDTELGYRLTQAGVVFVPDPESRAWHVGLPTAMREFAALKRYNDPFVADRVPYRRYLRTDPGRQWLVPYVDATVPAGPYEDVRATVDGLLAGTIPDLRVTVPGPWESLTAERRSPLADPHLDLRLIQANFAGDPRVHLTTPLEGTPPFRLSVPPGWVPSKDTVERLVDHMEQHDLGSLCLALEETAQGVTMARLDRTSAQSRAALVAAPDDEWDDLIDALFGLEWLDGESWGFKRRPAVYPPRKRPVPELDRLAAEHEKKIALYRKRTAALRAELAQLRREAGKNARDAARWREKAEAWRREAVRLARAQNRTVLKRAVRKVRALAFPDDSPAREG
- a CDS encoding glycosyltransferase, with protein sequence MIRQLLAELPGARVFFAGIDDVAPLYPATASASAGASTGARRHSSGTACEDRQVVDLDRDLLEPPAETEQVGEVLVLAKTPADLRRIATLHKLLPQAERVVVAVLDTPAAHPAPVPTPTPAHRWRSLTDLRVYQPRNRVWVVDARFSAATPAGRTVTATARAFAGHRLDVIAAPAAAIAGVGAADWRPGDPNATPAEVTGPVPERVGAPGSDVVLRTLGHPSVESASPVPDAAPADDDAETVEWAGDETPIERPTLRAVTWEHLGRPGMADSPLADPDVLGEPSMVPPVDERLVNPQGFVTTPSRGMASLVERDGRWSVVLDDKVVTSFAESGGVTDADVARLRQIRGVEVDWRHAHSGPLAAVRVLAGLAAAGVPLRAQAVPRWAGALGDELVELVGQCPDLSDDLRREEHSIRLRRAALRTHGVAARWEQLGAPAPAPPLTSVLLATRRTDMVSFALDQVARQRGAELEVILALHGVPKAHPDVARAIEAFEGPLTVFEAERQDVFGEVLNHAAARASGSFLLKMDDDDWYGPDFLSDLLLAHSYSGAQVVGTVPEFVYLTSIDVTVHRRQVTEQITSFVAGGTILVERSAFQAVGGFRPLRRSVDTQFQEALQAAGGQIYRTHGLGYILRRGPAANHTWQEPIGTFLQRNRQQWRGFRPNALMALDGSPVP
- a CDS encoding glycosyltransferase, with protein sequence MTRVRHNDYGSLRPPAVGAWEPSLRVSVVIPAYDCAEALERTVPALARQTYPAELVEIVVADDGSEPPLEVAGARVVRVADGWGRGAARQAGQLAATGDVIHWLDSDMLLADDHLEAHMRWHHLIDHAVVIGDVRFVEEPGEEGVQSEYTRKTLESTRWLKDAGASAYLLHTGASTSVRADLLRAAGGVDTSLNMAEDTELGYRLAQAGAVFVPDAQARAWHVGASTVMLREKEVHRHNWSYLGDLIPDLRWLRSHPRRHWRVPYVRVVVTATTYERTRASVDSALAGTLADAAVTLVGPWGKLTGERRSSLDDPLLDLRLLHNLYAHEPRVVFAESVPTSAAPAPFLLHVPSGWTLGADTLSRLVRHADGDLLGLVSVALSEDASGVAAARLERTAAFSRAALHEGEADNLVDEMFGSEWVSGGEYGFAPAEEAEPLAGDPAKWRALAGERLREVKELRAEVERLAAEVERLSAAPPADEAAERGGLSSLIKQLRSAG